The Syntrophotalea acetylenivorans genome contains the following window.
GGCTGCCTTTCCTTTGGGGCGGCTTAGCGACCTGGTCGGCAAGAAGCAGGTCGCCATGGGGGGGCTGGTATCTCTGTCTGCTGCTGGCTTTCTATTGGCATTCAGTTCCACCTTCCTGCAATTGGTTACCGGTTACATTCTGGTCGGGCTCGGCATGGCCGCTTTCGGCTCGGCGATGATGTCCCTGGTAACCGACCTGTCAACGTCTGCTCGGCTTGGACGCGCCTACGGTTGGTACACCCTGACCCTATATGCCGGCATGAGTTTCGGACCTGCTCTTGGTGGTCTTCTGGCAGGCAAGATGGCTCTTGCAAGGGTGCTGCTGCTGGCTGCAGTGCTGACGACTCTGGTGACGGTGATCGCCAAGGTTTTTTTGCCGGCAACCACGGCGGAAAGCCACAGGCGGGATCATCATCGTACTGCCGGTTCCGCCCTGCGCACTCTATTGCGGAATCGGCCCCTGCTAGGCTGTTGGGTAGCGACTCTGGGGGCCTGTTTCAGCATGGGGATGTTCCTGACCTTTTACCCGGTTTATGCCTACGCGGAAGGCTTTAACACCAGTCAGGTCGGGATTGTCTTTCTGTTTCATGGAGTCGGCAACGGTTTGATCCGGCTTCCATCCGGATATTTCAGCGACCATGTCGGTGACCGACGTTTTTTGGTGTTTGTCGGGCTAGCAGGCTGTTCGCTGGCTATGGTGGTTTTAGGCCTGGCGAACACACTAGGGTTGGCCAATGTAGGGGCCGCAACCCTCGGCCTGAGTCTCGGCGTGGCCTTCCCGTCATTGGGGGCTTCCATCGGCGAGGTGGTGCCCAGGCATTTGCGAGGTGCGGCCATGGGAGGCTTCAATGCCTGCATCTTTCTCGGGATGTTGGCTAATGCCATGCTCATGGGGGTGGCCATTGAAATCATTGGCTATGGCAACTGTTTCTGGCTGAGTGCTTTGGTCAATGGGCTATTGGCCGGGCTGGCTCTGGTATTAATGCGGGGTATGCGTAAGAAACCTTGTCCCGCTACTTGAATTATCCGCAGGGTTTCCTGTGGAGCTAAAACAATCTTGCATTACGAAAAAGGGACAGGCCTCTAGCGCATAGAAGGCCTGTCCCTTTTTCGTTTCTTATATTCAGTAGAGACTCAGGATTCAGACTGCCGAGTGCAATGGAAACAGCAAGTATTGACGAAGATGTCTTGGTTCTGGCGCCTTATCCGTCCGGCTAATCGCTGTGCCAAGGTTTGTCTGCGCGGTCGGAATCAGGAACGGCGAAATTTCTGCCGGTACTCTTGAGGCCGCAGGCCGGTGTGCTTTTTGAACACCTTGCGGAAAAAGGAACTGTCTTCGTAGCCGAGCCGATAGGCGATTTCATTGAAGGAGTGGGTCGCGGTTTCCAGCAACCCCTTGGCGCTCTCGACTCGCAGACGTTGCAAATAGAGTAGCGGGGCGTCGCCTGTTGCGGCCTTGAAGCGCCGTTCAAGGGAGCGGCGGCTCATGCCGTGTTTCTGTGCCAGGCGATCGATGTCGTGGTGGTCGGAACAGTTTTCTTCCAGCTGTTGCTGCACCGCCAGTATTTGTGCATCGTTATGTTCCTTGCGAAAGCGGTGTACTGCGTAGGGGGTTTGAGAGGAACGGCCGACATCATGGAGCAGGGTCTTGGAACTCTCCAGTGCCGTTTCCGGCCCGCAAAAGCGCGCGATGAGGTAGAGGGACAGGTCGATGTAGGAGTTACAAGCTCCGGAGGTAAGTAGGTCCCCCTCGTCGGTGATCAGCTTGTCCGGGCGAAGTTTGACTCGCGGGAAGAGCTTACGGAAGGCCTCGACGAAACCCCAGTGGGTGGTGGCTGTCTTGCCGTCGAGCAGGCCGGTGGCCGCCAGCATAAATGAGCCGAGGCAGATGCTGCCGATGAGTGTTCCGCGCAGGCGATGCTGGCGCAGCCAGTGTCCGACCTGTTCGGCATGGGCCAGAGGCTCGTAGCTGGCGAAGGAGGCAATCAGGATCAGGTCGGCCTTTTCGATGTCCCCGGCTGCGCAATGGGGAGTTATGGGCGCGCCGTTGAAGCTGGTTACCGGTCCCCCGTCGAGAGTGACGATGTTGACCTCGAAGCGCGGCGTCGGGGCTTGGCCGAAGATGTGGTTCCAGGTCAGGCCGGCCTGGCAGAAGATATCCATAGGTCCCATGACCGAAGCGGCCATGGCTTGTTCCAGGGCCAGAATAGCTATTTTCTTCATAACGGCCTCTTTTTTTTGTCGCAATACACCTCTTCTTTGTCGTTTGTGCCACTTTCGCGGACTGTTGTCAAATGCGAGGATAAGATCAAAGACAGTCGTTTGGCGGCCGGCCACGGTCGGTCTGCTCCAGAGGTACAACCACCCGATAGAAGGAGGACGACATGAAAGTGAATCCAAAAGAAGCGTTGGCCAAGACCCATTACTGCGACCATGACCACCCGGCGATCAGCGCCTTGGCGGCGCAGCTGGCAGAGGGATGCACCGATCAGCGGGAGATTGTCCAGCGCGCCTTCCGCTCTGTCCGTGATCAACTTCCTTTCGGCTTCGCTCTCTACCGCCGAAAGGCATCCGAAGTGCTACAACGCGGCTATGGGGTCTGCTGGAACAAGTCGTTGCTGTTGACGGCCCTGTTGCGCGGCAACGGCATCCCGGCACATTTTGGTTCTATCCCCTTGCGTCGCACCTTTATCGCACCGGTTATCGGCGGTCTGCACCGGTTGGCTTCCGATCCCTTTAATCACTGTCTGGTCCATGTCTGGCTGGATGATCGTTGGTTTGTTCTCGATCCGGTGCTCGATCGAAAAACCTATGAAACATTTTTCCGCCCTTTAAAGGTACCGTGGGGCATCGACTGGGAAGGCCAGGACGATTGTCATCTCTATACTGAAAGCGTACTCGGTCCGCCGGTCATGCATTTAGATATCGATGCGGCGATTAATAACCGGGTCGGCAACAAAGAACTGGCGGAGCCCCTGGCGGTAGTGGCCAACAGCCAGCTCAACAAACAGCTTTGGAAAAAAGCGGGTATCCAGATCGGAAAAACAGCTATGGCCGAGGGTTCGTAGGGTAAGCCATCCCGGGAGGAATAGCGTCTTAATCCTGCCCTGAGTCATCAGTTCATCGAAGTGCATCAGGTTCGGTTATCGTATGCGCATTTGAAATGCTACCGGTTTGGTCCAGGGCGATTATAAGTCCTGCCACGGCGCTGCCGACGGCCGTGGCGAAGTCAAGATTGAGGGTCTCAAGGGTGTCGCTGGGCTGATGATAGTGGGGGTTGCGGAAATTGGTGGTGTCGGTGAGCATGATGGCCGGATAGCCTTCATCCCAGAAAGGGGCATGATCGGAGCGGCGGGTGTCGGGGATCATTTCTCCATTTCCTGGCACGACCAGGGGCACTTTTGGGAGGTCGGGCTGATGTTTTTCCGCTGCGCGCAGAAAGGCCTCAACCAGGTAGTCAGAAGCCTTGTTGCCAATCACGGCGATAAAGTCTCCAACCGTCGGCACGTCAATGGGTAAGCCATCGGGTATGGTCTGAACTGCATCCTCACTGGCATAGGCCACCGATTCCAGAACGATGACACCAGCCAAGCTCCATCTCTCTTTTCGGGCATGTTGTGCCAATGCTCGACTCCCGCGCAAGCCTCGTCCCTTTGGTTTCGTTTCCCGTTCGTTCTCCTCCAGGTTGACGGCAACAAATTCCATTGTTCGTTTGAGGCGGGTCAGTGCGCATATTCTGGCCAGTTCCAGCAACAACGCCACGCCGCTGGCATTGTCATCGGCCCCGGGGGAATTGGACACCGTGTCGTAATGGGCAATTATCAACAGCTTCGGTTGGTTCTTGACTGTGCCAGGCAAGGTGGCGATCAGGTTGCGATATTCTCTACCGTTATCTAAAAAACAGTGATTTTTTATCTTGTAACCGGAATTTTGCAGGGTCGATTCAATATAGTTGGCGGCTTTTTCCAAGGCCTCGGGGGCGACCAGCGGGTGCCGGACGCCTTGCAGGGAAGCGATATGCCCTCTAAGGGCCCCTGTGGAAACGGGAGGGATTGATGGCTGCATGGGAAAGGTCTCCTGGTTGGCGAAAAAAATGGTGTTTTAAGGAGAGGTTGAAAAAAATACATTAGAAATGTTGACAGTTAAGAGTGTGTTTATTATAAAAAGCAACTATTGGTTGCTGTTTGTTGAGATGTTAACTGGGCAAAACCGGGGAGATCCGGTGACGCAAAGCCACGGGTCCTTCGAGGATCGCCGGGTTGTTAAATAAAATGATACAAAATCATCATAGTATTAACATAGAGATAGAACGAGAAAATAGTTAATTGCCCTTCGCCTGCTGTTCTTCAGCCATGCGAAGGGTTTTCCTTTTTCTAATCCATGAATGTGCTCATTCTCTTTTAATTGCAATGTAATAACTTGAGGTCCAACTTTCAGAAAGGGAGAACTATGAAACTCAATTTGCGTGCAAAACTGCTGCTGCCAACTTTTGCGGTGATAATCTTATGCCTGGCTGTGACAGGTTTTTATTCTTATCGTACCGCCAGAATATCTGTGGAAACGGCTTTGAAAGAGCAGATGAAAACGATCGCCGATAATATGAGTAAGCAGATCGAGGCCAATGTAACAGATCTGACTCGCACCTTTCGCAGTCTGGCCGGCCGCAGTGTAGTCCGCACTCTTTTGGTTGATAGCGGGACTACTGCAACGGAAAAGGTACCGGAGGCCGAAGCCGCGTTGCTGCAGATGATGCAGGACTACCCGGGAGAG
Protein-coding sequences here:
- a CDS encoding MFS transporter, with translation MSSSKTDSADSAEGVLRPSADSNDLLKTESAWPSPLLLCCVISLLCYVASYIRMPVVPKLAIDLGISPAGIGRINAAFFLTAGVAAFPLGRLSDLVGKKQVAMGGLVSLSAAGFLLAFSSTFLQLVTGYILVGLGMAAFGSAMMSLVTDLSTSARLGRAYGWYTLTLYAGMSFGPALGGLLAGKMALARVLLLAAVLTTLVTVIAKVFLPATTAESHRRDHHRTAGSALRTLLRNRPLLGCWVATLGACFSMGMFLTFYPVYAYAEGFNTSQVGIVFLFHGVGNGLIRLPSGYFSDHVGDRRFLVFVGLAGCSLAMVVLGLANTLGLANVGAATLGLSLGVAFPSLGASIGEVVPRHLRGAAMGGFNACIFLGMLANAMLMGVAIEIIGYGNCFWLSALVNGLLAGLALVLMRGMRKKPCPAT
- a CDS encoding GlxA family transcriptional regulator — translated: MKKIAILALEQAMAASVMGPMDIFCQAGLTWNHIFGQAPTPRFEVNIVTLDGGPVTSFNGAPITPHCAAGDIEKADLILIASFASYEPLAHAEQVGHWLRQHRLRGTLIGSICLGSFMLAATGLLDGKTATTHWGFVEAFRKLFPRVKLRPDKLITDEGDLLTSGACNSYIDLSLYLIARFCGPETALESSKTLLHDVGRSSQTPYAVHRFRKEHNDAQILAVQQQLEENCSDHHDIDRLAQKHGMSRRSLERRFKAATGDAPLLYLQRLRVESAKGLLETATHSFNEIAYRLGYEDSSFFRKVFKKHTGLRPQEYRQKFRRS
- a CDS encoding transglutaminase-like domain-containing protein — encoded protein: MKVNPKEALAKTHYCDHDHPAISALAAQLAEGCTDQREIVQRAFRSVRDQLPFGFALYRRKASEVLQRGYGVCWNKSLLLTALLRGNGIPAHFGSIPLRRTFIAPVIGGLHRLASDPFNHCLVHVWLDDRWFVLDPVLDRKTYETFFRPLKVPWGIDWEGQDDCHLYTESVLGPPVMHLDIDAAINNRVGNKELAEPLAVVANSQLNKQLWKKAGIQIGKTAMAEGS
- a CDS encoding M28 family peptidase, which produces MQPSIPPVSTGALRGHIASLQGVRHPLVAPEALEKAANYIESTLQNSGYKIKNHCFLDNGREYRNLIATLPGTVKNQPKLLIIAHYDTVSNSPGADDNASGVALLLELARICALTRLKRTMEFVAVNLEENERETKPKGRGLRGSRALAQHARKERWSLAGVIVLESVAYASEDAVQTIPDGLPIDVPTVGDFIAVIGNKASDYLVEAFLRAAEKHQPDLPKVPLVVPGNGEMIPDTRRSDHAPFWDEGYPAIMLTDTTNFRNPHYHQPSDTLETLNLDFATAVGSAVAGLIIALDQTGSISNAHTITEPDALR